The Nicotiana sylvestris chromosome 6, ASM39365v2, whole genome shotgun sequence genomic sequence GGGGccgcccctctacccttctcAACTTAGGTATTAGTCTTAGGTTGCATGGCGCAAGGGCTCGAACTTGTGACCTAAGTCACAAGTCCCTCAACCTTTGCCACTTGAACTAAGCAGTGGGGGTGCTAGATTCAACCAATCTTGATTCTTGCCCAGCTATATTCGACAACTGATGCCTCAAAAGTCAAAACTCAAAAGGAGGTAAAGATCTATTCATAATAACCAACTTACAATAAAAGGACTAGAAAGAAATCCAAGAATCTCAAAATTTGAGAGTGACAATATGAGCGGATCAAGAAAAAATAATATGCTCCAGAAAGAAAGATCTCCCTCCAAGAATCCAGAAAGAAAATTGCAAGATTATCCCATACCTCTACTACATCAATGAAGTCTTGTTTTCTCTGAAATGCTCCAACCCATTTGGTGTGATCTGCACTCCTGGAGAACATGCATCTCAGAGAAGTATGAGCTTCAATCTTGACAAAGATccatatttaaaataataagggGAAAAAAGTAACCACATCAAGCGTCCTCCAACATATCTTAGAAATTGTTGTAGTGTACTTGTCGAATTTACTATATAAACTAGTCTTGCAGTATGATTAAACAATAAACAGACTGAGAAATAAacctttgttttttttaaattagaCCGAGAGAAAATTTTTGGCATTATCGCGTATAACGTTTGGTAGAGGAAGAAAAAGAGAACCAAGTAGTGTAAACATGCCTTGAACATGCTACAATATCAGACATCCTCTACCAAGGGAGGATGCAAGTAGGAAGATGTGGCAACTAGATGGTTATCTGCAAATACTTGAGCAATAGAATAAAtcattctttttcttctctttgtttTAACTTTTAAGTGGCCTCTCCTGCTCTTTCTTTTTCCTAAAATTATGTTAAACATTCTCAATTATCTCTTCTCCCTTCTATTCAACAGAAAACAGAACAGAAATATGTCATTTTATTTTCCCCTGATTGAAGGACCCAAGAACTAGTTATCCGATTAATATGGACAACTTCCagaattttgaattggtttaaTTTGCCAACAAAATATGTCTGGTATATGGTCAAGAGCATCAATTACAGTCTTATAAGGACTAAAGATATGCTGTGCTCCCAAAGCTCCATTGCGATGCAAGGGGGTAAGAGCCCGGATAACTCTTTCTTCAACTAAATTGAATTACATATACAACATAAAGAACATGTCTATAGCAGAAAAATTGAGCAAAGAGAAGGCATACCCAGAATCCATCTTCATATGATGGGCATTGAAGAAGAAAATGGTTGATGGTGTTAAGGTTATATCAAAATACTTGACATAAACTTGAACGTCCTCTGAATCAATATCAACTAAAGCCACAACCGCAAACTTGGACACTTCTCTCACAGATTTATACAGCTGCAGTCAACAAGATGTAATTAAGTAAACAAACCACtcaaaaaagatagaaaaaactTATTCAGTGTTAAATTAACAGTAACAAGGCATAATTTTTAAACCATTCAAGTGTCCAATGCAACTCGTCAACGGGGCAAATCCACCAATTCCACAGCTATCAATAGCTTTCAACTAGAACTACATAAATATTAGTTGTGATTTCGAAAATATACACCCTTTGTCTCAATCTGTTCAGAACTATTACAACGTGTGGAGCCAaacaactttttcttttcttgctacAATTTTTCAATCATCTTTTATAAACCTTTTAACTATAAAAATTTGTAAAGTGTAATCAAAGGCGAAGATAGCCTATAGTCAACGAATTCAACTGAACCCACCATTTTCAACACTGTATATAGATATATAAATACAAAATACCACTAAAATTTCAACAAATATTAAATTCTGAATACATAGTTCTAGAAGTTTAATGAGTACAGTGCTAAGAACCCTTAAGAGTTGGACAGAATAAATTCAAATCCAAGATCCACCTCTGTTGGTAGTACCAGATATTTACTGACCTGATCCTTAGCATATATAATTATACTAAGTTACACTCGTGGTCATAAATCAAAAACAAAAGAGTATATTGAGGTGGTAACTTTTGCCCTAATGGCTTCAAATCCTCAATTGGCCTCTGCTGGCCATATATTTAGTTCTCTGGGAAAAAATGAAGTATTTTTTCGATGAAAAATCAAAGGAACCAGAGCAAATAGATTAGGACGGAAGACGTACGATATCGTCAAGCTGGAGAGAAAGAGGATCAGAAGATCGGCCGAAACGGAGGACAAGAACTTTGTCGATTGTGTCTCTAATTATGGAATCCACTTCTTGCTTCTTTGTTAGCGTCCTCAATATGTAGTCCATCTTCCCTCTCCCCTTTTTTCTTCTGCTTCAAAATACGGCTAAACTGTAACGGAAAGACTTTATTAGCCTACTAGCCCAACGTGAACAATGTTTTGCTTTTCTGTTATACATTATGCTGACATTAAGTAAATAGTTGGAGCAGAGCTATGGTCAGACGTTTTTGAGTTTCAACGAAAACATGGATGCATGCACAAAAGGGTCTATATGTATTTACAAGAATATACAAAGAGTTTTCGTAGTAATTTACACAAAATGCGAAAGATTACAACTGCTGCAGGTTATGAAAAAGCATTGAGGCCATCTTTGTGCACTTAAAATCTGATAAAATATCTGTATGAACAACAAATTGAGAGTTAGTATAACAGAGCAATTGAAAATATGCAATTTGCACTAAGAGCGGTAAAGAGGTTGAACatacattttattttcaattgttCCAAATGAAGAGGTACTATTAGTGCTTCTTTCTTTACTGTGAAAATATTTAAAGTGTTCAGAGAAGTTTAACTGTTTCAATTTTTCAGATATTGTTGTTCATTTTTCACCCAACAAAACTTTTATCATATGTGAGCTTATTGTTTGGGTTTGAGGTTGTAAATGGATTTTGAACAGTTTGTCCAACAGGTACCAGTTGTTTCTGCGGCAAAAAGTTTAGACCACACTGAATAAATAAAATGAAGATTGGAACTTTAACTTTTTGTGAAAAGATGAATTCCCTATGTTTTAACAAATAAAAGTAGTCCAGCTGCTAGCTGCTAGCTGCTAGCAAAGAACAGAAAGGGTGAAAAAAAGAGTTCATAGTCACACACAAACAAGAGACAATTTTCAATTATGTAAAATTAAAGAAACCAAGGGAAAGAATTTATCTCCCAGACTATTGACCTCAATGTCTTTGGTGAAAGAAGAGAAGGAAGTTTCAGTATATATTATACATGTCCATTGTCTCTCTTCACGTTAAAAGGACTGGGATATTTGGTCCATCTCTTTCTTTGATCTGATTGTTCTAGTGTCATTTTAACCTTTGGCCGATATGAACACTAACATAGTACGATTAAAGCAGGTATTCTTACTGTCCATATGCACCTACGCCTGATACAATACTACTTTGCCATTATTTATAAAATATGGAGCATCTGCATCCTTTAAGAATAAAGCTTACAGACACAAAGGTAAATAACAAATTGACAAAGAATATGTGGGAAGGCCGATGAAGTTCAAATTTTACAGTCAGTTCGCAGATGTAATAAATTGTATaagattttttaaattattattctATATCCaaatttcagaattttctaatttCAGTAACTGTTAGACTATTTATATTCCTTTCTGTCCCCTTTTAACCAACTTCATTATTATTTGAGCAAAGTTATGAATGAGTCTGCTTCAAGTTGCAGTTTCCTTTCAATAATCTATAAACATATATGTGCTTGTGAAATTAACATTAATTCACATCTTCCTCTGCTTCAGAACTGATATGTACATTGAATTTTCCCTCATTCTATATGTTGCTTATATTATGCCATTCAACATCGTTTATCTATTTCTTATCAGATTGAACACTAAATAGAATTGATTGAACGATATGATATCAATCTGTGGGCATCTCCCCCATCCTCACATCTAAGGCACGGAAATATGAAATTCGACataaattttttaaataaattcaTGTTTTTTGTGTAACCCATGagaggaaaaaaaaacaaagaaggtCAGTGAAATTAAAAGGCACATCTGTTGGATTACACAGCTATCCCAAATTGTGAAACATCATAGTTGAAACTTATTTTTCTCAGTCAAAATCAAATTAACACAGTCCACAAACGTCAAATCGATTCATACTGCACTTTAAAAGAGTTGAAAAGGATGAAAAGTAGGATTAAATCCTGAAAAACGCGAAATGAAGCGCACAAAAAATAGAGGCGCAACAATATATCCTCAATTAGGTTAGAATTTTAAGCGAAAGCAAGCTAAATATGTCATGAAAGATTCAAAACATCTTAAGAATACCATCTTAACTTAAATAACATTTATAATCAGAAAAGGTTGGATAAACAGATCGAGGGAAAAAAAGAAGTAAGACCTCACCTAATAATTGTAGAGGCAACATCAGCGAGAGAGAAGAATAAAACTGAAGAAAGTATCAAAATCTGGACAAAGAACACTTTAGAGGAAGGCGTTCGTGGATAtgaatacctaaaagaacccaaCAATTTTGCTTTTAGTTCCTAAACGTGTCAAATGcccatcaaatttaccaaaataccCATGAAAGACCCCAAGTTCCTCTCCTTAGCGGCTTCTATaatagtactccctccgttccagtttaagtgaacctatttcctttttggttcgttccaaaaagaatgacccctttctaaatttgaaaacaatttaacttaaacttacaattccCCCCTTAATGAGAattttttataaccacacaaatactctggacccctttctgacttgtttaggaccacaaattctaaaagtttcattttttcttaatctCCGTGCCCAATCAaaaaggttcacataaattggaacagagggagtagtaatttggccaagcttcttttttttttttttttgccaaaaaagGCTTTTTTCCAAAGTTAAAGGTGTTTGGCCAAAActttaaaatggaaaaaaatgcTTTTTAAGGAGAAGCTGAAGCTGAAAAACATACATTTCCCTCAATTGTACTTTttagaaaaacacttttgaaaaaatgCATTTAAGAAtactttttaaaagcttggtcaaacactaattgttgctcaaaagtgctttcaaattgattagccaaacacaCTTCTCATCAAAAgtgaaaaatactttttaaaataagTTGATATTAGAAATTTGATCAAACAGGGTATACATTATATACATTAGAAATTTTgacaaaaatatataattttggcTTGAAAATTCCAGTAGAATGTAGCTGTTGCCAAAAGTATGTAAATCACAGCTCCGAAAGTAAAACTGAGGTAACAGGAAGTTAATGACACGCCGTTTACAGTTTGTTTATGAAAAAATCATTTAATAATGGGACTCTAAATGCACTTTATAACAGTGAGCCCGCACGCAAAATGCAATTTTCTGGAACATCTAATGGTTTAAAGCTGTAAAGAGGAAGAAACACTGTGATTATATCATGTCTGCATCTAGTACTAAGAAATACTTAGGTTTTGCACAAGTATTTATGTCCTAATGAAGCCAGAAAATCAACGAAAATGCAAATATAATAAAGGCTTGAAATTAGGATAAGTCCAGTGCCATACCTGTTCCCAGTTGGGGAGTTTTCGATGATACCGCAAAGCCTGGGATGAAGTTGAATGTTTATATAATCTCGGATAAAAAGAGCAATGCGAAGCCGCCGGTAATGGCGAACTCCTCCGTCGAAGGGATTTTGATCGGAAAACTTGAATTTGAATGTAGCGATTATTCCGGAGAAAGCGCACCACGAATCTGTCGGAGTTGGCGGCCGGAGGGTTTTTTTATCGGGAAATAGAGGAGCACGTCTAATTCTAATTCAAAAATGTGAATTGAAAAAACAAATGCTGACTCACACCCCctataaaaaaaaattggtcaACCACCTCCTATAAAATTACACGAGGTAGTAACTTTTTTATGGAAATTTGAGCTATTAGGCCAATAAGAAGTGTATTAAAGTAGGAGTAGCAGTATAAAATTAGTTATTTAAGACAAAAATTCCTTATCAATAGAATTATATTTACCAtaatgttataaatatattatattatggatattcatttagtactctattgtaAATAAGCTTGTTCATATGGGACttcgccgtaaatatgtttatctatttagtactctattggaaataagtcTTCTGAAGAAGCCTATCACtttggtacccggttatggataaatattattcccgatagaagattattcataccgggtataataagcttatcctttcggtACTCCATTATAGATAAACATTACTCCCGgtaaaagattatccataccgggtataataagcttatcctttcgatactccgttatggataaatattatccctggtagaagattatccataccgggtacaatgagcttatcctttcagtactccgttatggataagcATTACCCCCACTAGAAGATTATTATacctggtacaatgagcttatcctttcagtactccgttatgaataaacattactctcagtagaagattatctataacTGGTACAATgagtttatcctttcagtactccgttatggataaacattactctcgGTAGAAGATtctccatatctggtatagtagcagcttacacaacaacttgcagtagcagcttcctttcttctataaatagaatagatttcagttcattatgtacattagtttgaatttgaataatatatcaatatctctctatacttgtctttactttacagtctttattttataatatgttatcagcacgagactctgccatctcgagcaaaaaCTTTGAAAGTATTTGAGGTACGAACTTTCTTTTTCtatataatgtcaaatctttctaaacttgaatttgtagcccttgATATAACGGGCAAAAGTTACATATCTTGGGtgtttgatgctgaaattcatcttgatgcgatggatCTGGCAGACACCATTAAGGATAAAAATCTGGCATCAAACCAAGAcggtgccaaagcaatgatattcctacgccatcaacTTGATGAAGgtctgaaaatggaatatctcactattaaagattcAGTCATACTGtgaaataatttgaaagatagatatgacctcctgaagatggtcgttcttccacaggcacgatatgattgaactcatctaaggctacaagattttaaatctatcagtgagtataattctgctatgttcagaattatttcccaattgaaattatgtggtgataatattactgatcatgatatattggagaaaactttcaccacttttcatgcctcgaatatgctacTGCAgtagcaatatcgagagatgggattcaaaaagtattctgaacttatatcacatcttcttatagccgagcaacataatggattattaatgaaaaatcatgaaagccgacctactggttcttgtccattccctgaagtgaatga encodes the following:
- the LOC104245829 gene encoding uncharacterized protein isoform X3 encodes the protein MDYILRTLTKKQEVDSIIRDTIDKVLVLRFGRSSDPLSLQLDDILYKSVREVSKFAVVALVDIDSEDVQVYVKYFDITLTPSTIFFFNAHHMKMDSGSADHTKWVGAFQRKQDFIDVVELSNIAGQESRLVESSTPTA
- the LOC104245829 gene encoding uncharacterized protein isoform X1 gives rise to the protein MDYILRTLTKKQEVDSIIRDTIDKVLVLRFGRSSDPLSLQLDDILYKSVREVSKFAVVALVDIDSEDVQVYVKYFDITLTPSTIFFFNAHHMKMDSGSADHTKWVGAFQRKQDFIDVVEVWDNLAIFFLDSWREIFLSGAYYFFLIRSYCHSQILRFLDFFLVLLL
- the LOC104245829 gene encoding uncharacterized protein isoform X2, whose protein sequence is MDYILRTLTKKQEVDSIIRDTIDKVLVLRFGRSSDPLSLQLDDILYKSVREVSKFAVVALVDIDSEDVQVYVKYFDITLTPSTIFFFNAHHMKMDSGSADHTKWVGAFQRKQDFIDVVEAIFRGAMKGKLIVTCPLPPDRIPKFQLLYKDV
- the LOC104245829 gene encoding uncharacterized protein isoform X4, with protein sequence MDYILRTLTKKQEVDSIIRDTIDKVLVLRFGRSSDPLSLQLDDILYKSVREVSKFAVVALVDIDSEDVQVYVKYFDITLTPSTIFFFNAHHMKMDSGSADHTKWVGAFQRKQDFIDVVEDKTQCPRAIIYGQLYNHY